In Bacteroidales bacterium, a single window of DNA contains:
- a CDS encoding asparagine synthetase B, producing the protein MRKYILFLIIVFSVQLSQASYLLIPMDETQTDHLKAYGITYWVLQNELEVQWLLNYRGGSFLIQHHVKIQNECNIRGVSYEVITDAKAAQILDEISHPDVNMDVVKLQKAAKIAVYAPPNKLPWDDAVMLVLTYAEIPYDLIYDEQIIRSELSKYDWLHLHHEDFTGQFGKFWSAYQNTQWYRDDVERQMETAQKFGFQKVSQLKLLVAKTIKQYVFNGGFLFAMCSATDTYDIALAAESTDICETPFDGDPADPNAQAKLNYDNCLAFRNFKVITNPYEYEHSDIDVSHTRKIKQEDDYFTLFDFSAKWDPVPTMLCQNHENLIKGFMGQSTAFKKDYVKPNVLIMGENKALNEVRYLYGIHGKGFFTFYGGHDPEDYQHFVYDPPTKLELYKNSAGYRLILNNVLFPSAKKKKLKT; encoded by the coding sequence ATGAGAAAGTACATTTTATTTTTAATTATCGTTTTTAGCGTTCAGCTCTCTCAAGCTTCATATCTATTGATACCCATGGACGAAACTCAAACCGACCATTTAAAAGCTTATGGTATAACCTATTGGGTTTTGCAAAATGAATTAGAAGTACAATGGTTGTTAAACTATCGTGGTGGTAGTTTTTTAATCCAGCACCATGTTAAAATTCAAAACGAATGTAATATTCGAGGCGTTAGTTACGAAGTAATTACCGATGCTAAGGCTGCTCAAATATTAGACGAAATTTCACATCCTGATGTCAATATGGATGTGGTAAAATTGCAGAAAGCAGCTAAGATTGCGGTATATGCTCCCCCAAACAAATTGCCATGGGACGATGCAGTTATGCTTGTGCTCACCTATGCCGAAATACCTTACGATTTAATTTATGACGAACAAATTATTCGCAGCGAATTATCAAAATACGATTGGTTGCACTTACACCACGAAGATTTCACCGGACAATTCGGCAAATTTTGGTCGGCATATCAAAATACACAATGGTACCGAGACGATGTTGAACGACAAATGGAAACCGCCCAGAAATTTGGTTTTCAGAAAGTTTCGCAATTAAAGCTTTTAGTTGCTAAAACCATTAAGCAATATGTTTTCAACGGCGGTTTTTTGTTTGCTATGTGCTCAGCAACCGACACCTACGATATTGCTCTCGCAGCCGAAAGCACCGATATTTGCGAAACGCCATTCGACGGCGACCCTGCCGACCCAAATGCTCAAGCTAAACTCAATTACGACAACTGTCTGGCTTTTCGCAATTTTAAAGTTATTACCAATCCTTACGAATACGAACATTCTGATATAGACGTATCGCATACCCGCAAAATAAAACAAGAAGACGATTATTTTACCTTATTCGATTTTTCTGCTAAATGGGACCCTGTACCTACTATGCTTTGTCAAAATCATGAAAACCTAATTAAGGGATTTATGGGGCAATCTACCGCCTTTAAAAAAGATTATGTAAAACCCAATGTGCTCATTATGGGCGAAAATAAAGCGCTCAACGAAGTTCGCTATTTATACGGCATACATGGCAAAGGCTTTTTTACCTTCTATGGTGGACACGATCCCGAAGATTACCAACACTTTGTTTACGACCCTCCTACCAAACTCGAACTATATAAAAATTCTGCCGGATATCGACTTATATTAAATAATGTACTTTTCCCTTCGGCAAAAAAGAAAAAGTTAAAAACATAA
- the asnB gene encoding asparagine synthase (glutamine-hydrolyzing) — translation MCGIVGIADFQNSIADYQNNIQSAIKELSKRGPDYQSYIIDNNVALGHARLAIIDTSAKANQPFSDLSGNFTIVFNGEIYNFRELRQQLQKHGFVFRTESDTEVVLYAFIHWGIACLQYLNGDFAFAIYDKSKNELTIARDRFGIKPLVYYYHQGQFIFSSEIKGILPFLKQSLSISSDALELYLRLNYIPSPYTIYNEIKKLEPAHYLIFSSKGISKQHYYSIPFEENDKVYNEQTIFKKFKQLFTDAVQRRLIADVPLGTFLSGGIDSSIITAIAKQYKPNLETFTILFQENSFLDESKDAEKVAHYLGTNHHTIPVSHKMLLDNIYDLLEYIDEPFADSSAIAVSALARYTRQHIVVALSGDGADELYGGYNKHKAHQWVIQNYRYRKIIDLLDYLLKVFPSSRKNFFSNKIRQIHKLNEGLKLSAEYRYWHWASFMTEPQIKKLLNHIHYSPEHWIKTLLPTPAYTLNDILYNDMHLVLPNDMLFKTDSMSMMHSLEARVPMLDHETVNFVVSLPSHYKIRNGSQKYILKQVFGNLLPKETLLKPKHGFEVPMQQWLQNDLNFLISQYLSKEALTKHNLFNINSVNNLIAQLRSFNPADSAFHLWNLIVFQYWYINKYR, via the coding sequence ATGTGTGGAATTGTTGGCATAGCCGATTTTCAAAATTCGATTGCCGATTACCAAAACAATATCCAATCTGCAATTAAAGAGTTATCGAAGCGAGGTCCTGACTACCAATCATATATTATCGATAATAATGTAGCTCTTGGGCATGCCCGTTTAGCTATTATCGATACATCGGCTAAAGCAAATCAGCCTTTTAGCGATTTGTCGGGAAATTTCACAATTGTATTTAATGGTGAAATATATAATTTTCGCGAATTACGCCAACAACTCCAAAAACATGGATTTGTCTTCAGAACCGAATCGGATACCGAAGTAGTACTTTATGCATTTATTCATTGGGGCATCGCTTGCCTTCAATATTTAAATGGTGATTTTGCTTTTGCTATTTATGATAAATCTAAAAACGAGCTTACAATAGCTCGCGACCGTTTTGGAATAAAACCACTGGTTTATTATTACCATCAGGGTCAATTTATCTTTTCATCGGAAATTAAAGGTATTTTACCTTTTTTAAAACAATCATTATCTATTTCGTCTGATGCATTAGAATTATATTTGCGATTGAATTATATACCATCGCCATATACCATATACAACGAAATAAAAAAACTAGAACCAGCTCATTATCTAATTTTCTCATCAAAAGGAATAAGCAAGCAGCACTATTATTCTATTCCATTTGAAGAAAATGATAAGGTATATAACGAACAAACTATTTTTAAAAAATTTAAGCAACTTTTTACAGATGCTGTTCAACGTCGTTTAATAGCCGATGTCCCATTAGGCACATTTTTGAGTGGAGGCATAGATTCTAGCATTATTACTGCTATCGCAAAGCAATATAAGCCCAATCTAGAAACATTTACAATACTTTTTCAAGAAAATTCTTTTCTTGATGAATCGAAAGATGCCGAAAAAGTGGCTCATTATCTAGGTACGAATCACCATACCATTCCAGTTTCGCATAAAATGTTATTGGATAATATTTATGATTTGCTTGAATATATAGACGAACCTTTTGCCGATAGTTCTGCAATAGCTGTTTCTGCTTTAGCAAGATATACCCGACAGCATATTGTTGTTGCACTTTCGGGCGATGGCGCTGATGAGTTGTATGGTGGTTATAATAAGCACAAGGCTCATCAATGGGTAATTCAAAATTATCGATATCGAAAAATTATTGACTTACTTGATTATTTATTAAAAGTTTTTCCGTCTTCCCGAAAAAATTTTTTCTCTAATAAAATACGTCAAATTCATAAGTTAAACGAAGGTTTAAAGCTTTCTGCCGAATATCGATATTGGCATTGGGCAAGTTTTATGACGGAACCACAAATAAAAAAATTATTAAATCACATCCATTATTCACCTGAACATTGGATTAAAACACTTTTACCAACTCCTGCATACACTTTAAACGATATACTCTATAACGATATGCATTTGGTGTTACCCAACGATATGCTTTTTAAAACAGATAGCATGAGTATGATGCATTCACTTGAAGCACGTGTACCCATGCTCGATCATGAAACTGTAAATTTTGTAGTTTCATTGCCTAGTCATTATAAAATTCGTAATGGTTCACAGAAGTATATTTTAAAACAAGTATTTGGAAATTTATTGCCCAAAGAAACTCTCTTAAAGCCTAAGCATGGTTTTGAAGTACCTATGCAACAATGGTTACAAAACGATTTAAATTTTCTTATTAGTCAATATCTTAGCAAAGAAGCCTTAACAAAGCATAACTTATTTAATATTAACTCTGTAAATAATTTAATTGCTCAGTTACGAAGTTTTAACCCAGCAGATTCAGCGTTTCATTTATGGAACCTTATAGTTTTTCAATATTGGTATATAAATAAATACCGTTAA
- a CDS encoding ATPase produces the protein MRKRIAIPLEGNVLSGHFGHCEAFAFVDVENDKITNITILDPPEHQPGAFPRFVANNGATDVIVGGIGQHAISLFNALNVNVLMGAPVETPEKLVNDFIAGKLQLNTNSCNHDAHGHDHGHHHHHH, from the coding sequence ATGAGAAAAAGAATTGCTATTCCTTTAGAAGGAAATGTATTATCGGGTCATTTTGGACATTGTGAGGCATTTGCCTTTGTCGATGTAGAAAACGATAAAATAACCAACATCACTATTTTAGACCCACCTGAACATCAACCTGGGGCATTCCCTCGATTTGTAGCTAATAATGGAGCTACCGATGTTATTGTTGGTGGCATAGGCCAACATGCTATATCATTATTTAATGCTCTAAATGTAAATGTGTTAATGGGTGCACCCGTCGAAACACCCGAAAAATTAGTTAATGATTTTATTGCTGGTAAACTTCAATTAAATACTAACAGTTGTAATCATGATGCACACGGACACGATCATGGACACCATCATCACCACCATTGA
- a CDS encoding DedA family protein, whose protein sequence is MDFIHWFIDFVLHIDKHLVEIVANYETWTYLILFVIVFCETGLVVTPFLPGDSLIFAAGALAATDNSPLGIGLLILVFFSAAFIGDNTNYWIGRFLGEKVYEKNYKLISRKNLDKTHDFYEKHGGKTLIFARFMPIIRTFAPFVAGVGKMFYIRFLSFSFISNVLWVNFFGWFGYLFANHPWVKNHFSVVVITIIIISLMPPLFTVIRSYLKRLK, encoded by the coding sequence ATGGACTTTATACACTGGTTTATTGATTTTGTTTTGCACATTGATAAACATTTGGTTGAGATTGTAGCAAACTACGAAACATGGACATATTTAATACTTTTTGTAATTGTTTTTTGCGAAACCGGTTTGGTAGTTACTCCTTTTTTGCCAGGCGATAGCTTAATATTTGCGGCTGGTGCCTTAGCAGCAACCGATAACAGCCCCTTAGGCATAGGCTTATTGATTCTTGTGTTTTTTAGTGCTGCCTTTATAGGCGATAATACCAATTATTGGATAGGACGCTTTTTAGGCGAAAAAGTCTATGAAAAAAATTATAAATTGATAAGTCGAAAAAATTTAGATAAAACACACGATTTTTATGAAAAACATGGTGGTAAAACATTGATATTCGCAAGATTTATGCCCATAATCCGAACCTTTGCTCCTTTTGTGGCTGGAGTGGGTAAAATGTTTTATATAAGGTTTTTATCGTTTAGTTTCATTAGTAATGTTTTGTGGGTGAATTTTTTCGGTTGGTTCGGATATCTATTTGCCAATCATCCGTGGGTAAAGAATCATTTTTCGGTGGTGGTTATTACCATTATTATTATTTCGCTTATGCCACCATTGTTTACAGTAATTCGTAGTTATTTAAAACGATTAAAATAA
- a CDS encoding C1 family peptidase, which produces MKKYGFVIFVIYSSVLLAQSEKQITATDLEQWQLKIQTLPETKAKVNAISNTDLKTLSLNREQLGKLDYNFKYKAEVSGITDQKKSGRCWMFTGLNILRPKVIKKLNINNFEFSTNYLFFYDMLEKANLALEIGIETVAKPIDDKTVEWLLKNPIGDGGVWTSLVNLLDKYGAVPKEIMPETYHSENTSQLNAILSYKIREFILELRKLSAQKQTLNQLRERKKTMLFEVYKILTYHLGTPPKQFIWRYKTKDDKITEYKTYTPQSFLKEMIPDFASSQYVQLMNDPSREYFKTYEIEYDRNTVEGLNWVYINLPIEEIKQIALKSIKANEVMYFSCDVGKQLNIDKGLLSVQNYDYSTLYGISFNMDKKSRIQSFESGSSHGMALVGADTDNNDKPTKWLVENSWGASSGFNGYLVITDEWFNEYMFRLAVKKDFVDTKILDILKQTPIKLPPWDPMFLQDE; this is translated from the coding sequence ATGAAAAAATATGGGTTTGTTATTTTTGTAATTTATAGTTCAGTATTATTAGCACAATCTGAAAAGCAAATAACTGCTACAGATTTAGAACAATGGCAATTGAAAATTCAAACATTGCCAGAAACAAAAGCAAAAGTTAATGCTATTTCTAATACTGACCTTAAAACGTTATCTTTGAATAGAGAACAACTCGGAAAGCTTGACTATAATTTTAAATATAAAGCTGAGGTGAGCGGTATCACTGACCAAAAAAAATCTGGACGTTGTTGGATGTTTACGGGTTTAAATATTTTACGTCCAAAAGTTATTAAAAAGTTAAATATTAACAATTTTGAATTTAGCACCAACTATCTATTTTTTTATGATATGCTCGAAAAGGCTAATTTAGCTTTGGAAATTGGTATTGAAACAGTTGCAAAACCTATCGATGATAAAACGGTTGAGTGGCTTTTAAAAAATCCTATTGGCGATGGGGGTGTATGGACTTCATTAGTAAATCTATTAGATAAATATGGTGCTGTTCCTAAAGAAATTATGCCCGAAACATATCACAGCGAAAATACATCGCAATTAAATGCTATACTTTCATATAAAATTCGTGAGTTTATATTAGAACTTCGAAAATTAAGTGCCCAAAAGCAGACTTTAAATCAGTTACGTGAACGTAAAAAAACAATGTTGTTTGAGGTTTATAAAATACTGACTTATCATTTGGGCACACCTCCAAAACAATTTATATGGCGTTACAAAACCAAAGATGATAAAATTACTGAATATAAAACATATACTCCTCAAAGCTTTTTAAAAGAAATGATTCCCGATTTTGCATCTAGTCAATATGTTCAGTTAATGAATGATCCATCGCGAGAATATTTTAAAACATATGAAATAGAATACGATAGAAATACTGTTGAAGGTTTAAATTGGGTTTATATTAATCTTCCGATAGAAGAGATAAAGCAAATTGCTCTTAAATCGATAAAGGCTAATGAAGTTATGTACTTCTCGTGCGATGTAGGAAAGCAGCTAAATATAGACAAAGGTTTATTATCTGTTCAAAATTATGATTACTCAACTTTGTACGGTATAAGCTTTAATATGGACAAAAAAAGTCGTATTCAATCATTTGAGAGTGGCTCGTCGCATGGAATGGCTTTGGTGGGAGCAGATACCGATAACAACGATAAGCCAACAAAATGGTTGGTTGAAAATAGTTGGGGAGCTTCGAGTGGTTTTAATGGTTATCTCGTAATTACTGATGAGTGGTTTAATGAATATATGTTTCGTTTAGCAGTAAAAAAAGATTTTGTAGATACAAAAATTTTAGACATATTGAAGCAAACTCCCATTAAGTTACCCCCTTGGGATCCAATGTTTTTGCAAGACGAATAA
- a CDS encoding DUF5320 domain-containing protein: MPKLDGTGPDGHGSQTGRKLGKCADLSEEEKLQKLGKGMGKKRQSEGGKGKGKRLKSGLLNI, from the coding sequence ATGCCAAAACTTGATGGTACTGGTCCAGATGGGCATGGCTCTCAAACTGGACGAAAATTAGGAAAATGTGCGGATTTGTCTGAAGAAGAAAAATTACAAAAACTCGGTAAGGGTATGGGCAAAAAACGCCAATCCGAAGGTGGTAAAGGAAAAGGGAAACGCTTAAAAAGCGGACTTTTAAATATATAA